In Halomarina salina, one DNA window encodes the following:
- the cysE gene encoding serine O-acetyltransferase, translating into MFDRLREDVRTALTNDPAAKSAREVVLTYPGVHAVWLYRVASRLLNGGHPLAARVLSHLTRVLTGVEIHPGATLGRRVFIDHGMGVVVGETAELGDDVQLFHGVTLGGNSPEPVKRHPTLEDGVTVGANATLVGDITVGEGATVGAGAVVVDDVAPGTTVAGNPARPIGESAEPPLSQHPRCSNPNED; encoded by the coding sequence ATGTTCGACAGACTCCGCGAAGACGTCCGCACCGCACTCACGAACGACCCCGCCGCGAAGAGCGCCCGCGAAGTGGTGCTCACCTACCCCGGCGTCCACGCCGTCTGGTTGTACCGGGTCGCCAGTCGGCTACTCAACGGCGGCCACCCCCTGGCCGCGCGTGTTCTCTCGCACCTGACACGTGTGCTGACGGGCGTCGAGATACACCCCGGCGCGACGCTGGGTCGGCGCGTGTTCATCGACCACGGGATGGGCGTCGTCGTCGGCGAGACGGCCGAACTCGGCGACGACGTGCAGTTGTTCCACGGCGTCACGCTCGGGGGGAACTCGCCCGAACCCGTCAAGCGCCACCCGACGCTCGAAGACGGCGTGACGGTCGGCGCGAACGCGACGCTCGTCGGCGACATTACGGTCGGCGAGGGGGCGACCGTCGGGGCGGGAGCGGTCGTCGTCGACGACGTCGCCCCCGGGACGACCGTCGCCGGGAACCCGGCTCGACCCATCGGCGA
- a CDS encoding HalOD1 output domain-containing protein, translated as MSTIESPDGRVELSSRNECDHRVTHEVGGPASLSVTVVSAVSEALDADVTAVDPLYESVDPDALDSLFASATAGNRSTTRICFAHDGCSVTIYGDGEVLVTVLDD; from the coding sequence ATGAGTACTATCGAATCCCCGGATGGACGTGTCGAGCTGTCGAGTCGGAACGAGTGCGACCACCGAGTCACCCACGAGGTCGGTGGTCCCGCGTCACTCAGCGTCACCGTCGTCAGCGCGGTCAGCGAAGCACTGGACGCGGACGTGACGGCAGTCGACCCGCTCTACGAGAGCGTCGACCCAGACGCCCTCGACTCGCTGTTCGCGTCCGCGACTGCCGGGAACCGTTCTACGACACGTATCTGCTTCGCTCACGACGGCTGTTCGGTCACTATCTACGGCGACGGTGAGGTTCTCGTCACGGTTCTCGACGACTAG
- a CDS encoding Hsp20/alpha crystallin family protein: MDRMFDQMRRSMVSPWSGRVADWDLPEMSRLTGRTDSNLSIERDDEGYVVLADLPGFEKEELDLEFDDGVLSVSGRHEVSEESDSGTSMRARSVFEQVHIPGDVDVDAISATYRNGVLEIRLPSMSDRGDDSHRIDID, translated from the coding sequence ATGGACCGAATGTTCGACCAGATGCGCCGCTCGATGGTCTCCCCCTGGTCGGGCCGCGTGGCCGACTGGGACCTGCCCGAGATGTCCCGCCTCACCGGCCGCACTGACAGCAACCTGAGCATCGAACGCGACGACGAGGGCTACGTCGTCCTCGCCGACCTCCCCGGCTTCGAGAAGGAGGAACTCGACCTCGAGTTCGACGACGGCGTCCTCTCGGTCAGCGGTCGCCACGAGGTCAGCGAGGAGTCCGACTCGGGCACCTCGATGCGCGCTCGCTCGGTGTTCGAACAGGTCCACATCCCCGGCGACGTCGACGTCGATGCAATCTCCGCGACGTACCGCAACGGCGTCCTCGAGATTCGCCTCCCGTCGATGAGCGACCGGGGCGACGACTCCCACCGCATCGACATCGACTGA
- a CDS encoding 3-hydroxyacyl-CoA dehydrogenase/enoyl-CoA hydratase family protein — translation MNADDIQTIAVLGAGNMGHGIAEVAAMAGYDVNLRDINEEFVQNGYDQIEWSLGKLADNDQLSEEEADAALDRITPLVEMSEAVSDVDVVIEAVPEKMDIKQDVYGDVEEYAPDRAILASNTSSLSITDLSEVTERPEQFCGMHFFNPPVRMQLVEVISGAHTADETLEAIEDLSESFGKTPVRVRKDEPGFIVNRVLVPLMNEACWIVSEDDATMAEVDSTVKYDIGLPMGAFELGDQVGNDVTYHVLEYMYETLGEAYEPAPLLEEVVEEERYGKKSGEGFYDYENGDGADVPTDEGREDVKHRLLATMANEVGNLVGQDVAPPRDIDQAVMLGAGYPDGPAKMADEAGLDTLVETLEDLHDETGAARYEVSDGLREAAEEGGFHGADDEDTVEFTTVSLEYPGDQVGQIVLDREARMNTISTDMLDELADAVDVLEDDDDVRAILITGKGDRAFSAGADVSAFASSAEPLTGIELSRKGQRTFGKLEESPLPVVAGIDGFALGGGLELAACADLRIASDRSELGLPEHSLGLIPGWGGTQRLQRIVGFGRAKEIVFTSDRYDAETMYDYDFVNEVVPFGEFEEKAHDLAAKMARGPPVSQKLTKRTMLRGWEDPDAGLELEAQSFGHLLGTDDLMEGITAFMGDRDPEFEGK, via the coding sequence ATGAACGCCGACGACATCCAGACCATCGCCGTCCTCGGTGCTGGCAACATGGGCCACGGTATCGCCGAGGTGGCGGCCATGGCCGGCTACGACGTCAACCTCCGCGACATCAACGAGGAGTTCGTCCAGAACGGCTACGACCAGATCGAGTGGTCGCTCGGCAAACTCGCCGACAACGACCAGTTGAGCGAGGAGGAGGCCGACGCCGCGCTCGACCGCATCACCCCGCTCGTCGAGATGAGCGAGGCCGTCTCGGACGTCGACGTCGTCATCGAGGCGGTGCCCGAGAAGATGGACATCAAACAGGACGTGTACGGCGACGTGGAGGAGTACGCGCCCGACCGCGCTATCCTCGCGTCCAACACGTCGTCGCTGTCCATCACTGACCTGTCGGAGGTCACCGAGCGTCCCGAGCAGTTCTGCGGGATGCACTTCTTCAACCCGCCCGTGCGGATGCAGCTCGTCGAGGTAATCTCCGGGGCACACACGGCCGACGAGACGCTGGAGGCCATCGAGGACCTGTCTGAGTCGTTCGGCAAGACGCCCGTCCGCGTCCGCAAGGACGAACCGGGGTTCATCGTCAACCGCGTCCTCGTTCCGCTGATGAACGAGGCGTGCTGGATCGTCTCGGAGGACGACGCCACGATGGCCGAGGTCGACTCGACCGTCAAGTACGACATCGGCCTCCCGATGGGCGCGTTCGAACTCGGCGACCAGGTGGGCAACGACGTCACCTACCACGTGCTGGAGTACATGTACGAGACGCTCGGCGAGGCGTACGAACCGGCGCCGCTCCTCGAAGAGGTCGTCGAGGAGGAGCGCTACGGCAAGAAGTCCGGCGAGGGGTTCTACGACTACGAGAACGGCGACGGCGCGGACGTCCCGACCGACGAGGGCCGCGAGGACGTCAAGCACCGACTGCTCGCGACGATGGCCAACGAGGTCGGGAACCTCGTCGGGCAGGACGTCGCCCCGCCCCGCGACATCGACCAGGCCGTGATGCTCGGCGCTGGCTACCCCGACGGCCCCGCGAAGATGGCCGACGAGGCGGGTCTCGACACGCTCGTCGAGACGCTGGAGGACCTCCACGACGAGACGGGCGCGGCGCGCTACGAGGTCTCCGACGGCCTCCGCGAGGCGGCCGAGGAGGGCGGCTTCCACGGTGCCGACGACGAGGACACCGTCGAGTTCACCACCGTCTCGCTGGAGTACCCCGGCGACCAGGTCGGACAGATCGTCCTCGACCGCGAGGCCCGGATGAACACCATCAGCACGGACATGCTCGACGAACTGGCCGACGCCGTCGACGTGCTGGAAGACGACGACGACGTGCGCGCCATCCTCATCACCGGGAAGGGCGACCGCGCGTTCTCCGCGGGCGCGGACGTAAGCGCCTTCGCCTCCTCGGCGGAACCGCTCACGGGCATCGAACTCTCCCGGAAGGGCCAGCGCACGTTCGGCAAACTGGAGGAGTCGCCGCTGCCGGTCGTCGCGGGTATCGACGGCTTCGCGCTGGGTGGCGGCCTCGAACTCGCCGCCTGTGCCGACCTCCGCATCGCGTCGGACCGTTCGGAACTCGGCCTGCCGGAGCACTCCCTCGGCCTGATTCCGGGCTGGGGCGGCACGCAGCGTCTCCAGCGCATCGTCGGCTTCGGCCGTGCGAAGGAGATCGTGTTCACCTCCGACCGGTACGACGCGGAGACGATGTACGACTACGACTTCGTCAACGAGGTCGTCCCGTTCGGCGAGTTCGAGGAGAAGGCCCACGACCTCGCGGCGAAGATGGCACGCGGGCCGCCCGTCTCCCAGAAGCTCACGAAGCGGACGATGCTCCGTGGCTGGGAGGACCCCGACGCCGGACTCGAACTCGAAGCGCAGTCGTTCGGCCACCTGCTGGGCACCGACGACCTGATGGAGGGCATCACGGCGTTCATGGGCGACCGAGACCCGGAGTTCGAGGGGAAGTGA
- a CDS encoding acyl-CoA dehydrogenase family protein — MDYQLSDEQKQIKEEVRRFAENEIAPVAQEYDVDEKFPHEVLETAAEMGLTGANIPMEYGGAGYNALETALIVEEMFAVDPGIALSITATTFGSDAIMEYGTEEQKEQYLEPVASGEAIMGAAISEPDTGSDVSSVSTTAEKDGDEWVLNGNKMWITNGSVGDFFVVMCKTDPEAEGRYNGFSQIVVESDRDGFKSEKITGKLGIRASDTAELIFDDLRVPEENLVGTRGMGFLQLMNFFDVTRTMVAAQGVGIAKGACDRALDYAKEREQFGRPIGDFQAIQHKLADIHTRTEAARQLTYKSAWSVDNSDDQLTTLASMAKEYASRVAVDAANECVQIHGGAGYVNDFDAERLYRDAKITQIYEGTSEIQKNIIARELLGKGF, encoded by the coding sequence ATGGATTATCAGCTCAGCGACGAGCAGAAACAGATCAAAGAGGAGGTCCGCCGCTTCGCGGAGAACGAGATCGCCCCCGTCGCCCAGGAGTACGACGTCGACGAGAAGTTCCCCCACGAGGTGCTGGAGACGGCCGCCGAGATGGGGCTGACCGGCGCGAACATCCCCATGGAGTACGGTGGTGCGGGCTACAACGCGCTCGAAACCGCGCTCATCGTCGAGGAGATGTTCGCCGTCGACCCCGGCATCGCGCTGTCCATCACGGCGACGACGTTCGGCTCCGACGCCATCATGGAGTACGGGACGGAGGAGCAGAAGGAGCAGTACCTCGAACCGGTCGCCAGCGGCGAGGCCATCATGGGCGCGGCCATCTCCGAACCCGACACCGGTTCGGACGTGTCGTCGGTCTCCACGACCGCCGAGAAGGACGGCGACGAGTGGGTCCTCAACGGCAACAAGATGTGGATCACCAACGGCTCGGTCGGCGACTTCTTCGTCGTCATGTGCAAGACCGACCCCGAGGCCGAGGGTCGCTACAACGGCTTCTCGCAGATCGTCGTCGAGTCCGACCGGGACGGCTTCAAGAGCGAGAAGATTACGGGCAAACTCGGCATCCGCGCCAGCGACACGGCGGAGCTCATCTTCGACGACCTGCGCGTCCCCGAGGAGAACCTCGTGGGCACGCGCGGGATGGGGTTCCTCCAGCTCATGAACTTCTTCGACGTGACCCGGACGATGGTCGCCGCGCAGGGCGTCGGCATCGCCAAGGGCGCGTGTGACCGCGCGCTGGACTACGCCAAGGAGCGCGAGCAGTTCGGCCGCCCCATCGGCGACTTCCAGGCCATCCAGCACAAGCTCGCCGACATCCACACCCGCACCGAGGCCGCCCGTCAGCTCACCTACAAGAGCGCGTGGTCGGTCGACAACTCCGACGACCAGCTGACGACGCTCGCCTCGATGGCCAAGGAGTACGCCTCCCGCGTCGCCGTCGACGCGGCCAACGAGTGCGTCCAGATTCACGGCGGGGCCGGCTACGTCAACGACTTCGACGCCGAACGCCTCTACCGCGACGCGAAGATCACGCAGATCTACGAGGGTACCTCGGAGATCCAGAAGAACATCATCGCGCGCGAACTGCTCGGCAAGGGCTTCTGA